In the genome of Chryseobacterium sp. 52, the window ATGGCAGAAAGAATGAATGCTAGGAAGATTATCCATCTGGATGCCAGCCATGCTTCATTAGCCACTCACCCTAAGGAAATCACAGAATTGATCAAAGAAGCTGTAGAAGCTGTTTCTTAATCGGCCACTAATTTTAAAACGGATAAAAAACAATAAACAGGTTTCGGCCTGTTTGTTTTATTTTGAAGAGGAAGCAGGTGTCTTAAAATTCGTTAATATAGAGCCTCTCGGCATAAAATCATCGTCTATATTTTGGAAAATAACTATCTTCGCCTACAAATCTAATTTGAAAATGAGGAAGATCATCTCCGGGGTATTTGTTTTCTGTTCTGTTGTTATTATGGCTCAGGAAGCGATACAGTTTCAGGAATTACCATTCAAAGACGTTATAGCAAAGGCAAAAAAAGAAAAGAAACTTGTTTTCGTCGATGCATATACTACGTGGTGCGGACCGTGCAAGATGATGGAAAAGAATGTATTTACTCAAAAATCGGTAGGAGATTATTTCAATGCTAATTTTGTGAATGCCAGATTTGATATGGAAAAAGGTGAAGGAAGAGAAATTGCAGCCAAATATGGTGTCCGTTCCTATCCTACTTACCTGTTCCTGAATGGTGAAGGTGAACTTGTTTCTCAGAATTCAGGATACATGGAGGAAAGTATGTTTGTAGCTATGGCTCAGAACATTAATTCCCCTGGCAATAAAAAGGGTTCTTTAAAGGAACGTTTTGCTAAAGGAGAAAAAGATTCTGAATTCCTGATTAATATTATGAAGCTGAACTCTTCTTCAGATTATGATTTTGCTAAAAAAGCTTCCGAAAGATATTTTGAAAATAAAAAGAAGACCGAAGAAATTTCGAAAGAAGAAATAGGTTTCCTTCTGTTTTTTGTAAAGTCTACGGAAGATAGCAACTACAGTACATTTACATCAAGAAAAGCAGATATCATCAAATATCTACCTGAAGAAACCTATAACGAATTTGACAACCAGCTCAAGCTTTCAAAGATTGTAGAACAGTCTATTGATGATAAAAATAAAAGAATCAACGAGGAGTATTTCATGAAGACGGCAGAACCGTTAGTTGGAAAACAACTCGCTCAATCTAAACTAAACCAAACGAAACTCAGCTACTACGAGCAAAATGCTAATTTCCCTGAATTTGAAAAAGCAGCGCTAGAGTATTACAAAAATTCCGATGCATTCGAACCTAATGAGCTATTGAGAGCGGCATGGGTATTCGGTGACCACATCAAAAATACGACATCATTGAAGAAGGCTTCAGAATGGGCCGAAAAATCTGTAATGCGTGGCGAAACACCGGAAAACACTTATATTCTTGCAAAACTTTATTTCCTGACCGGAAACAAGGAAATGGCAAAAAACTATGCTGAAATGTCTAAAAATATGGCAACTCAGACTGGTAAAGACTCCAAACTCGCAGAAGAATTATTGAAACAAATAAAATAAATGCTGAAACACAAATTTCTTACCGCATCAGTGGCACTCTTTTCCGTAGGATCACTGACTGCCCAGGAACAAGAACAGGAAAAAGGTCTGTATATCAAAGGAAATGCACTTCTGGCTCCAATCGGAGTAATCAATGTGGGTGTAGAAAAACAGCTAACGTCAAAGATTACCCTGCAGGGTGATGTTCTGGTGTCTCCCTGGAAATCTTTTGCCGGACACGAAATGCAATACTACTCTCTTTCTGTTGAAGGAAGGTATTATTTTAATCAGGCATTCAGTCGTTGGTATGTAGGTGCGAATATAGCGGTATCTGCTTTCAATCTTCAAAAATGGAGCTATTGGTCCGACAATCCCACCACCGATGATCTCGGCAGAACTTTTATTACCTCCAACTTATACCAAAAAGGATATTCTTTTATATTAGGTGTCACAGCGGGCTACCAGTTCAAATTGTCTGATCGCCTGAATATGGATATCTTTGCAACAGTAGGCTCTTCTCAGGATTTCTATAAAGGGTATGATCGTCCAACGGGAGAACGCTATGATGTTGCCAAAAAGTTCAACAAAAGTGGAGAAATCATTCCATACAGAGGAGGTGTCATGATCTCTTATCAATTAAAATAAGCGTATGAAACTATTCGGAAGAAATCATATTATTATATCAGTGATCACTTTTGTGATCCTTTTTTTAATGAACTATATCGGAAATGATCTGCCTGACAAACTTGAAAGAGCTCTAATGACGGCTTTTGCCGGTGTGATAGGCTTATCCCTCGGACTTTTCATTCTTAACAAAGGTAAAAACGATAATAAGCCGCCACAAAATTTTGACTGATATAAGGTGAATTATCAATAGTGACTTTAGCTTCGCTAATGAATTTTATAACATCTGGAGATTCATCCACAATTGACTGACGAACTTAAAGTTAACTTTTAAAAATCAATCTTTGTAAACAATATATTTGCTGCGGATCTTTTCAAATTTATCAAGATCATTTTTCCATGAAGCTTTGATCTCCTGAATTGATTTTCCGGCGATAATCTGTTTTCTGAATTCATCCGTTCCCGCCAGTTTATCAAAGAATAAATTCTCTAAGAAGAAACTCTGTTGCGGATTTTTATAGTTTTTATAGGAATTAACTAACCATTCTAAATTCAGTTCTCTTAAATCTTTAGGATAGGCTGAAAGATCTTCTCCGTAACACAGTTTTCCGTTCAGAAAGGGATCTTTAGCACCAAAATTGGGTTTTGGGGTAAACTGATAGGGCAGATTCTGTGTCCATGGTGATCCATAGATCTGAAATGGCAGGCTGGTCCCTCTTCCTACAGAAACCTGAGTTCCTTCAAAAAAGCATAAACTTGGATATAAATTGATCGACTTATCGTTTGGCAGATTCGGAGATGGTTTATCTGAGATTGGATAACGCTGTTTTTTGTGATAGTTTTTCATCTGGATCAGGGTATACTTTGCCTGAATTCCATTTTTCAGCCACTTTTCACCGTTAACCATTTTTCCATACTCCCCTATTGTTAATCCATACACTACAGGAACTTCGTGCATTCCTACAAAACTTGACCATTTTTTTCTTAAAACCGGCCCGTCTGTATACCCATCGTTTGGATTCGGACGGTCCAATACCATTATTTCTACATTATTTTCTGCTCCGGCTTCCATCAAATACGCTAAAGTTGAAATATAAGTATAGAACCTCACGCCAACATCCTGGATATCAAAAACAATAATATCAATTCCCTTTAACTGTTCAGGTTTTGGTTTTTTATTGTTTCCATATAAAGAAATAATCGGAATTCCGGTCTTGGTATCTACTCCGTTTTTAACTTTTTCTCCGGCATCCGCATCTCCTCTGAAACCATGCTCAGGGGCGAAAATTGCTTTGATCTTAATGTTATTTTTCACTAAAAAATCTACCACATGGTTTCTGTCACTCATCAGCCCGGTTTGGTTGGTTACCACACCTATTGTTTTATTCTTTAACAGTGGAAGATAAAGTTCAGATTGGTCTGCCCCGGTTTTGAAATCCGGTTGATCTTGAACCTGAGAATAATATTGGTTGAATACTCCTAAAAAAATTAGGCAAATAAGAAGTAAATTTTTAATTTTGAAATCTAAATTCATAAGCTTGAAATTTCCTTTATATTTCTCTAGAAAAATAGCGTTTTCCAAAGATAACAAAAATAACCTTTCAAGAGTTATCATCTTCATCGGCAGGCTTTCTGTAGCTTTGGGGATTATTGTTTCTCTTATCACCGTGGCTACCGGCTTCGGCTCAAAGAAAGCGATTAAGGAAAGACTGGCAGACTTCAGTGGACATATTACGGTACGGTCTACAAGATCTAATTCTTCCTACAATACCTCTATCCTTGACAACCAGGGATTGAATATTCCGAAAATCAAAGAGCTTCCTGATGTGGAAAGTGTTCAGAAATACGCGACCGTGACAGGAATTATGCGTAATGAACACAACTTTTCCGGTATTATATTTAAAGGAATCGGTAAGGATTTTGACAGCCTGAGGTTCAAAAAGTTTCTGATAGCAGGTACCACTCCGAAAGTAACAGAAAAAGGTTACAATAATGATGTTACCATCTCACAGAAAGTGGCCAGTGACCTCCATCTTAAAGTCAATGACAGCATTGTTACCGTATTTTCAAAAGCTGACCAAAAGCCGATCTACCGTAAATTCAGGGTGGTTGGAATTTATAAAACTGATATTAAAATGATTGATGAGCAGTTCGTCATCGGAGGAATCAATCATGTAAGAAAAATTCAGGAAATGAAACCGGACGAAATAGGTGGTATTGATATTTTTCTTAAAAATGTCAATGATATTGATAAAGATTTTCCGGAAATTGAAAAACTGATCGGCTATAAAAATTATGCAGAAAAGGCAACGGAAAAATTCCCTCAGATTAACGACTGGATCAGTATTTTCGACACAAATATTGCACTTATCATTATCATCATGCTGATTGTAGTGGTGATCAATATTATTATGGTGCTTTTAATTCTGATCATAGAAAGAACCAATTCTATCGGGCTTCTCAAAACTTTGGGAGCCAGCAATTCACAGATAAGAGCTACCTTCATCAATTATACGCTGATCATTATGATCCCGGGACTTTTGTATGGAAACGCCATTGGTCTTGGTCTTATTTTATTGCAAAAATTCTTCGGTATTATTAAACTTAATCCTGAAAATTACTACGTAAGTACGGTTCCGGTAGACCTTAATCCTGTGGCGATTATTTCTATTTCATTGGGAATTCTTCTTATTTCAGGACTTGCTCTGATCATTCCGAGCTATCTGATCAGTAAAATATCTCCGGTGAAGGCAATTAAGTACAACTAAGAAACTCAATAGATGAAATGTGAATTGTCAATGATAAAAGACAGTACTTTGTACTATTAAAAAAATTCCATTCACTTTCGAGAATCGGAAAGAAACGGTAAATAATTAATTTAAAATTAATATTTAAAGTAAAATATCAATCATTGATCGTTCACCATTATCATTTATAAATCATAATCTTTAAATTACTCAGCTAATTTTTAAAGCCTTATCTTTGCACCGCTTATAAACCATTTATGAAATACGCAAAAAATATTCTTGAAACGATAGGGAATACCCCTCTTGTAAAACTTAATAAAGTATTAGGAGAAGACTTTCCTGCATTAGTTTTAGCAAAAGTAGAGACATTCAATCCGGGAAATTCTGTAAAGGACAGAATGGCCCTTAAAATGATAGAAGATGCCGAAAAAGACGGCAGATTACAACCTGGAGGCACCATTATTGAGGGAACTTCAGGAAATACAGGAATGGGACTGGCTCTTGCAGCCATCATCAAAGGATACAAATGTATTTTTGTAACCAATTCCAAACAGTCCAAGGAGAAATGCGACATTCTTCGTGCCGTAGGAGCGGAAGTTATTGTCTGCCCTACCGACGTGAAGCCTACCGATCCGCGTTCTTATTATTCGGTTTCTAAAAGACTGGCTAAGGAAACAGAAAACGGATGGTATGTGAACCAATACGACAACCTGTCTAACAGAACCGCTCACTATGAGTCTACTGCTCCTGAAATCTGGGAACAGACGGAAGGAAAGCTTACTCATTTTGTGGCTGGTGCCGGAACAGGAGGTACGGTTACAGGCTGTGGAACATTCTTTAAGGAGAGAAATCCAAATATTAAAGTAATCGGTGTTGATACGTATGGTTCTATTTTGAAGGAATTTCATGAAACCGGAGAACTGCATTATGACCATGCCTATACCTACATTACAGAAGGAATTGGTGAGGATATCATTCCTGAAAACTATGATATGGCAGTGATTGACCATTTCGAAAAGGTAACGGATAAAGACGGTGCTATCTATGCCAGAAAACTGGCTAAAGAAGAGGGTATTTTCTGTGGGTATTCTGCGGGAAGTGCTATTGCTTCTTTACTTCAAATGAAAGATCAGTTTACGAAGGATGATGTAATCGTTGTTCTTCTTCATGATCACGGTTCCAGATATGTAGGAAAAATCTACAATGACGAGTGGATGAAAGAAATGGGTTGGTTGGATTAATCAATCTTT includes:
- a CDS encoding ABC transporter permease translates to MKFPLYFSRKIAFSKDNKNNLSRVIIFIGRLSVALGIIVSLITVATGFGSKKAIKERLADFSGHITVRSTRSNSSYNTSILDNQGLNIPKIKELPDVESVQKYATVTGIMRNEHNFSGIIFKGIGKDFDSLRFKKFLIAGTTPKVTEKGYNNDVTISQKVASDLHLKVNDSIVTVFSKADQKPIYRKFRVVGIYKTDIKMIDEQFVIGGINHVRKIQEMKPDEIGGIDIFLKNVNDIDKDFPEIEKLIGYKNYAEKATEKFPQINDWISIFDTNIALIIIIMLIVVVINIIMVLLILIIERTNSIGLLKTLGASNSQIRATFINYTLIIMIPGLLYGNAIGLGLILLQKFFGIIKLNPENYYVSTVPVDLNPVAIISISLGILLISGLALIIPSYLISKISPVKAIKYN
- a CDS encoding DUF3575 domain-containing protein: MLKHKFLTASVALFSVGSLTAQEQEQEKGLYIKGNALLAPIGVINVGVEKQLTSKITLQGDVLVSPWKSFAGHEMQYYSLSVEGRYYFNQAFSRWYVGANIAVSAFNLQKWSYWSDNPTTDDLGRTFITSNLYQKGYSFILGVTAGYQFKLSDRLNMDIFATVGSSQDFYKGYDRPTGERYDVAKKFNKSGEIIPYRGGVMISYQLK
- a CDS encoding exo-beta-N-acetylmuramidase NamZ domain-containing protein, with amino-acid sequence MNLDFKIKNLLLICLIFLGVFNQYYSQVQDQPDFKTGADQSELYLPLLKNKTIGVVTNQTGLMSDRNHVVDFLVKNNIKIKAIFAPEHGFRGDADAGEKVKNGVDTKTGIPIISLYGNNKKPKPEQLKGIDIIVFDIQDVGVRFYTYISTLAYLMEAGAENNVEIMVLDRPNPNDGYTDGPVLRKKWSSFVGMHEVPVVYGLTIGEYGKMVNGEKWLKNGIQAKYTLIQMKNYHKKQRYPISDKPSPNLPNDKSINLYPSLCFFEGTQVSVGRGTSLPFQIYGSPWTQNLPYQFTPKPNFGAKDPFLNGKLCYGEDLSAYPKDLRELNLEWLVNSYKNYKNPQQSFFLENLFFDKLAGTDEFRKQIIAGKSIQEIKASWKNDLDKFEKIRSKYIVYKD
- a CDS encoding PLP-dependent cysteine synthase family protein, with the translated sequence MKYAKNILETIGNTPLVKLNKVLGEDFPALVLAKVETFNPGNSVKDRMALKMIEDAEKDGRLQPGGTIIEGTSGNTGMGLALAAIIKGYKCIFVTNSKQSKEKCDILRAVGAEVIVCPTDVKPTDPRSYYSVSKRLAKETENGWYVNQYDNLSNRTAHYESTAPEIWEQTEGKLTHFVAGAGTGGTVTGCGTFFKERNPNIKVIGVDTYGSILKEFHETGELHYDHAYTYITEGIGEDIIPENYDMAVIDHFEKVTDKDGAIYARKLAKEEGIFCGYSAGSAIASLLQMKDQFTKDDVIVVLLHDHGSRYVGKIYNDEWMKEMGWLD
- a CDS encoding thioredoxin family protein, encoding MRKIISGVFVFCSVVIMAQEAIQFQELPFKDVIAKAKKEKKLVFVDAYTTWCGPCKMMEKNVFTQKSVGDYFNANFVNARFDMEKGEGREIAAKYGVRSYPTYLFLNGEGELVSQNSGYMEESMFVAMAQNINSPGNKKGSLKERFAKGEKDSEFLINIMKLNSSSDYDFAKKASERYFENKKKTEEISKEEIGFLLFFVKSTEDSNYSTFTSRKADIIKYLPEETYNEFDNQLKLSKIVEQSIDDKNKRINEEYFMKTAEPLVGKQLAQSKLNQTKLSYYEQNANFPEFEKAALEYYKNSDAFEPNELLRAAWVFGDHIKNTTSLKKASEWAEKSVMRGETPENTYILAKLYFLTGNKEMAKNYAEMSKNMATQTGKDSKLAEELLKQIK